From Sceloporus undulatus isolate JIND9_A2432 ecotype Alabama chromosome 6, SceUnd_v1.1, whole genome shotgun sequence, one genomic window encodes:
- the LOC121932991 gene encoding probable histone H2B.3 has product MASRRTLRRRPRNRAQARRRRRALRKRRLRSARSCRRQKPSARTRSRLPRRLQPKKKVRMTRDAWSMLHSYVDGIYRKVSGEAERLRRKERRPSIISSDVQTALRQVMPRKLTRRVACTRTR; this is encoded by the coding sequence ATGGCTTCAAGGAGAACATTGCGCAGAAGACCACGAAACAGGGCACAGGCCAGACGAAGAAGGCGTGCCCTCcgaaagagaagactgaggtctGCCAGAAGTTGCCGACGCCAGAAACCATCAGCTAGAACCAGGTCAAGGCTCCCCAGAAGACTGCAACCTAAGAAGAAGGTCCGAATGACCAGAGATGCTTGGAGCATGTTGCACTCCTATGTAGATGGCATCTACAGGAAAGTGTCTGGGGAAGCTGAGCGTCTAAGGAGGAAGGAACGAAGACCCTCCATCATATCCTCAGATGTGCAAACTGCACTGAGGCAAGTCATGCCAAGGAAGCTGACCAGGCGAGTTGCCTGCACCAGGACCCGTTAG